Proteins encoded together in one Myxocyprinus asiaticus isolate MX2 ecotype Aquarium Trade chromosome 21, UBuf_Myxa_2, whole genome shotgun sequence window:
- the LOC127412451 gene encoding T-box transcription factor T-like, which translates to MHLDGRMASGTIDCVEKNMQYRVDHLLSAVENELQAGSEKGDPTEKDLKVRLDENELWQKFKELTNEMIVTKNGRRMFPVLKVNVSGLDPNAMYSFLLDFVAADNHRWKYVNGEWVSGGKPEPQAPSCVYIHPDSPNFGAHWMKASVSFSKVKLTNKLNGGGQIMLNSLHKYEPRIHIVRVGGPQRMITTHSFPETQFIAVTAYQNEDVTALKIKYNPFAKAFLDAKERSDHKDLIDDVSESQQSGYAQLSSWFLPAPGSLCPSANPHAQFGSPLSLSSSHGCERYSTLRSHRSAPYPSPYVHRTSSPTGYSDNSTCLSMLPSHDNWSSLQISSHSSVLPMGHGSSPNSNSSQYTSLWSMGNSPLTPVSQAGGMTSSLGSQFLRTSANHYSSLTHPVTAPPSGSPLYDTAVPEVHEASQYDCSAYVRLPTAWTPVTPPSL; encoded by the exons ATGCACTTGGATGGGAGAATGGCTTCTGGGACCATTGACTGTGTGGAGAAGAACATGCAGTATCGTGTGGATCATTTATTAAGTGCGGTGGAAAATGAGCTTCAGGCTGGCAGCGAAAAAGGAGATCCAACAGAAAAGGACCTTAAAGTCAGATTGGATGAAAATGAACTTTGGCAGAAGTTTAAGGAATTGACAAATGAAATGATAGTGACCAAGAATGGCAG GCGCATGTTCCCGGTGCTGAAGGTGAACGTGTCCGGTTTGGATCCAAACGCCATGTACTCCTTCTTACTGGATTTCGtggcagcagacaatcacaggtggAAATACGTGAACGGTGAATGGGTATCGGGTGGCAAACCGGAGCCACAAGCCCCGAGCTGCGTCTACATCCATCCAGACTCTCCAAACTTCGGCGCGCACTGGATGAAAGCTTCAGTCTCATTTAGTAAAGTGAAACTCACCAACAAACTGAACGGAGGTGGTCAG ATCATGTTGAACTCACTACACAAGTATGAGCCACGTATCCATATAGTGCGTGTTGGAGGGCCTCAGAGAATGATCACCACTCACTCTTTCCCTGAGACGCAGTTCATAGCAGTTACTGCCTACCAGAATGAAGAT GTTACTGCTCTCAAAATTAAATACAATCCATTCGCCAAGGCTTTCCTGGATGCCAAAGAAAG aagcgATCATAAGGATTTAATAGACGATGTCAGCGAAAGTCAACAGTCTGGCTATGCTCAAT TAAGTAGCTGGTTTCTGCCAGCACCAGGGTCTCTCTGCCCTTCTGCAAACCCTCATGCTCAGTTTGGCAGCCCTCTTTCTCTGTCCTCATCCCATGGCTGTGAACGCTACTCCACTTTGAGAAGCCACCGGTCTGCACCATACCCCAGTCCATATGTCCACCGGACATCCTCTCCTA CTGGTTACTCTGACAACTCCACCTGTCTGTCCATGTTGCCATCTCATGATAACTGGTCCAGTCTGCAGATATCCTCTCACTCCAGTGTGCTGCCGATGGGCCACGGCTCTTCCCCAAACTCCAACTCCAG TCAGTACACCAGCTTGTGGTCCATGGGGAACTCACCGTTGACCCCAGTGTCTCAGGCTGGAGGGATGACCAGTAGTTTGGGCTCACAGTTCCTCCGcacctctgccaatcattacagcAGCCTGACTCACCCAGTTACAGCGCCCCCTTCTGGCTCTCCTCTATATGACACTGCTGTGCCTGAGGTGCATGAGGCCTCTCAATACGACTGTTCAGCCTATGTACGCCTTCCAACAGCATGGACTCCAGTCACACCACCGTCCTTATAG